A genome region from Dolichospermum compactum NIES-806 includes the following:
- the corA gene encoding magnesium/cobalt transporter CorA: MIRKIRRVSKVINKSHDKEFFHQAGTPPGTIIVDENAEQPIIFLIDYNQTDLIHKQISYPEECLNYLDTESVSWVDVQGLGSKDILHRLGQTFDLHPLILEDIVNMVERPKIEDYEEQLVIIAHMVVPNPNNGSFYSEQVSLVLGKYYVLTVQEEPEHDCFDGVRMRIDKNKGIIRRQGSDYLAYSLLDAIIDGFFPVLELYGERIDDLEEEVIVNPSQKTLQKIYQIRRELLQLRRAIWPQRDAINSLIRDGSELISDDVRIYLRDCYDHAVQVMDIVETYRELVAGLMDVYLSAISNKMNEIMKLLTVVSSIFIPLTFIAGVYGMNFNTEKSPHNMPELNWYWGYPLCLGVMALIAMSLIYFFWRRGWLTNSVNFQKDIHR; encoded by the coding sequence ATGATTAGGAAAATTCGCCGGGTTTCCAAAGTTATCAATAAGTCACACGATAAGGAGTTTTTTCATCAAGCAGGAACTCCACCAGGAACAATCATTGTTGATGAAAATGCAGAACAACCAATCATTTTTTTAATTGACTATAATCAAACTGATCTCATTCATAAACAAATCAGTTATCCAGAAGAATGTCTTAATTATTTGGATACAGAATCCGTTTCTTGGGTTGATGTTCAAGGTTTAGGTAGTAAAGATATTTTACATCGTTTAGGTCAAACTTTTGATTTACATCCTCTGATTTTGGAAGATATTGTCAATATGGTAGAACGTCCAAAAATTGAGGATTATGAAGAACAATTAGTGATTATTGCCCACATGGTTGTACCTAATCCTAATAATGGCAGTTTTTATAGTGAACAAGTAAGTTTAGTTTTAGGCAAATATTATGTTTTGACAGTCCAGGAAGAACCGGAACATGATTGTTTTGATGGTGTGAGGATGAGAATTGATAAAAATAAAGGTATTATCCGCAGACAAGGTAGTGATTATTTAGCTTATTCTTTATTAGATGCAATTATTGATGGATTTTTCCCAGTTTTAGAACTTTATGGCGAACGGATTGATGATTTAGAAGAGGAAGTAATCGTTAATCCTAGTCAGAAAACATTGCAAAAAATATATCAAATTCGGCGGGAATTATTACAACTTCGCCGCGCAATTTGGCCACAAAGAGATGCAATTAATTCTTTAATTAGAGATGGTAGTGAATTAATTAGTGATGATGTGAGAATATATCTGCGAGATTGTTATGATCATGCAGTCCAAGTTATGGATATAGTGGAAACTTATCGAGAATTAGTGGCTGGTTTAATGGATGTGTATTTATCGGCAATTAGTAATAAAATGAATGAAATTATGAAGTTGCTAACGGTGGTTTCTTCTATTTTTATTCCTTTGACTTTTATTGCTGGAGTATATGGGATGAATTTCAATACCGAAAAATCACCCCACAATATGCCGGAATTAAATTGGTATTGGGGCTACCCGCTATGTTTAGGGGTAATGGCGTTAATTGCTATGAGTCTGATATACTTTTTTTGGCGACGGGGTTGGCTGACTAATTCTGTTAATTTCCAAAAAGATATTCATCGCTAA
- a CDS encoding SDR family oxidoreductase: MNTSENLILVVGSTGGVGQLVVSKLLEKGLPVRILTRDAEKAAKMFNNKVEIAIGDICKPSTLTAAMANITAIICCTGTTAFPSARWEFNQTPNIIELGIAAFNPQFLEDKAKNTPTKVDTQGVINLISAAPKNLNRFVFVSSCGILRKHQFPFNILNLFGVLDAKEKGEQAIINSGIPYTIIRPGRLTDGPYTSYDLNTLLKATSGGKLNIIFGTGDTISGDTSRIDVAATCVESLFYQSSVNKVFEIVNQGNRPTIIDWQNLFSQL; the protein is encoded by the coding sequence ATGAATACTAGTGAAAATCTCATCTTAGTTGTCGGTTCTACCGGTGGAGTTGGACAACTTGTAGTTAGTAAACTCTTAGAAAAAGGCTTACCAGTTCGTATTCTCACCAGAGATGCCGAAAAAGCCGCAAAAATGTTTAATAACAAAGTAGAAATTGCAATTGGTGATATTTGTAAACCCAGCACATTGACAGCAGCAATGGCAAACATTACCGCCATCATTTGTTGTACAGGAACTACTGCTTTCCCCTCTGCAAGATGGGAATTTAATCAAACCCCCAACATTATTGAATTGGGAATCGCTGCATTTAATCCCCAATTCCTAGAAGATAAAGCCAAAAATACCCCCACTAAAGTTGATACACAGGGTGTAATTAATCTTATATCAGCAGCACCAAAAAACCTAAACCGCTTCGTATTTGTTTCTTCCTGTGGGATTCTGCGTAAACATCAATTTCCATTTAATATTCTGAATCTTTTTGGTGTACTTGACGCTAAAGAAAAAGGAGAACAAGCCATTATTAATTCGGGAATCCCTTATACTATTATTCGTCCCGGACGTTTAACCGATGGACCATATACATCCTATGATCTCAATACCTTACTCAAAGCCACAAGTGGAGGTAAATTAAACATCATTTTCGGAACAGGAGACACAATTTCCGGTGATACCAGCCGCATTGATGTAGCTGCAACCTGTGTAGAAAGTTTATTTTATCAAAGTTCTGTGAACAAAGTTTTTGAAATAGTCAATCAAGGAAATCGACCGACTATAATTGATTGGCAAAATCTTTTTTCACAATTATAA
- a CDS encoding cupin domain-containing protein → MYDTRCVIPIIKSPKDYQAYRISPHDSNRLAIIFDSASANTSLTCCIEIFDVGGQTPPNRHQWAVEMFFILKGEGIAICDGKTVNIKAGDSLLVPPTGTHLIKNTGENRLYALTIMVPNEDFSELIRSGIPVELDAEDMTILGRLDSLKFF, encoded by the coding sequence ATGTACGATACTCGTTGTGTAATTCCCATTATTAAATCTCCCAAAGATTATCAAGCATATCGGATTAGTCCCCATGACTCTAACCGATTAGCAATTATCTTTGATTCAGCAAGTGCAAATACTTCTTTAACTTGTTGTATAGAAATCTTTGATGTCGGTGGACAAACACCACCAAATCGGCATCAATGGGCTGTAGAAATGTTTTTTATCCTCAAAGGAGAAGGCATCGCAATTTGTGATGGAAAAACCGTAAACATCAAAGCTGGAGATAGTTTATTAGTACCACCTACAGGTACACATTTGATTAAAAATACTGGTGAAAACCGTCTTTATGCCTTAACAATTATGGTCCCCAATGAGGATTTTTCCGAACTAATTCGCAGTGGTATTCCTGTAGAATTAGATGCTGAAGATATGACTATTCTGGGAAGATTAGATTCTTTGAAGTTTTTTTAG
- a CDS encoding cysteine hydrolase family protein, which produces MNLPTQKLGFAPNNWQVNQTFADITRPQKTPQPAILATETKTLRCDLSKAAIIVIDMQNDFCHPDGWLAHIGVDVNPARQPIAPLQQLLPQLRAAGIPIIWLNWGNRPDLLNISAGLLHVYNPTGAGVGLGDPLPSNGSQVLMQGSWAAAVVEELEQLPEDIQVDKYRMSGFWDTPLDSILRNLGITTILFAGVNADQCVLSTLCDANFLGYDCILVKDCTATTSPEYCWLATLYNVQQCFGFVTDSSAIITAINN; this is translated from the coding sequence ATGAATCTACCCACTCAGAAATTAGGATTTGCACCAAATAACTGGCAAGTAAATCAGACATTTGCAGATATTACCCGTCCTCAAAAGACTCCACAACCAGCCATTTTAGCAACAGAAACTAAAACCCTCCGTTGCGACTTATCCAAAGCTGCTATCATAGTTATTGATATGCAAAACGATTTTTGTCATCCTGATGGTTGGTTAGCACATATTGGTGTAGATGTTAACCCTGCCCGTCAACCGATTGCCCCTCTGCAACAATTATTACCACAATTGCGGGCTGCTGGTATACCTATAATTTGGCTAAATTGGGGAAATCGTCCAGATTTACTAAATATAAGCGCCGGTTTATTGCACGTATACAACCCCACAGGGGCAGGTGTCGGATTAGGTGATCCCCTGCCCAGCAACGGTTCTCAGGTGCTAATGCAGGGCAGTTGGGCTGCTGCTGTGGTGGAAGAACTAGAACAGCTACCAGAAGACATCCAGGTTGATAAGTATCGGATGAGTGGATTTTGGGATACACCTTTGGACAGTATTTTGCGAAATTTGGGTATAACTACAATCTTATTTGCTGGTGTAAATGCTGATCAATGTGTTTTATCAACTTTGTGTGATGCCAATTTTTTAGGATATGACTGTATTTTAGTCAAGGATTGTACGGCGACAACTTCACCGGAATATTGTTGGTTAGCAACTTTATATAATGTCCAGCAATGTTTCGGTTTTGTAACTGATTCTTCGGCAATTATAACCGCAATTAATAATTAA
- a CDS encoding amidohydrolase: protein MNFTIKNTLISVADSYVTTDVQVVDGKITAITPNLEIIDTEINGDNKLLLPGFFNAHTHSSEMWQRGVIPPLPLELWLAHLYDFTPLNTEQVYLSALGTAVETLLSGGTSVVDHLVLIPGQELETIATAVRAYQEVGIRAFIAPLIQDESLSMGIPNGESQANHEPYFRSLGETLAIMEAAVKQFHQPEAGINILVAPTGIQLCSDDLFIGCIALSNKYDLCRHTHLLETKAQEKLAEEKYGCTAVQHLQEIGFLNSCTTLAHCVWLKESDINILAQTQSTVVHNPLSNLRLGSGIAPILKYIQAGVNVTFGCDGASSNDSQDLLEAIKIGSILHNLTEPDYQYWITPRQAVKMASLGGAKGLNIEDELGSLAVGKKADLVLYDLNNLSLLPRTDPIGLLVLGRPVNVINSAWVNGKQIISNGKITTINIDELRQELFNRSHWETQPKSANVDKLAPRYRQVMGLN from the coding sequence ATGAACTTTACAATTAAGAATACTTTAATTAGCGTTGCTGATAGTTACGTAACTACAGATGTACAGGTTGTAGACGGTAAAATCACCGCTATTACCCCTAATTTAGAAATAATTGATACAGAAATTAATGGGGATAACAAACTGCTGCTGCCTGGTTTTTTTAATGCCCATACCCATTCTTCGGAAATGTGGCAACGAGGAGTAATTCCTCCTTTACCTCTTGAATTATGGTTAGCACATTTATATGATTTTACTCCTTTAAATACAGAACAAGTTTATCTTAGTGCTTTGGGAACGGCAGTAGAAACTTTACTTTCTGGAGGAACAAGTGTAGTAGATCATTTAGTATTAATTCCTGGGCAGGAATTAGAAACTATTGCTACAGCAGTTCGCGCTTATCAAGAAGTAGGCATCCGGGCTTTTATTGCCCCTCTAATTCAAGATGAATCTTTGAGTATGGGCATACCTAATGGAGAATCACAAGCAAATCATGAACCTTATTTTCGTTCGCTGGGGGAAACTTTAGCAATTATGGAAGCAGCGGTAAAACAATTTCATCAACCAGAGGCAGGAATTAATATTTTAGTTGCCCCGACAGGGATTCAATTATGCAGTGATGATTTATTTATAGGATGTATCGCATTAAGTAATAAGTATGATCTTTGTCGTCATACCCATTTATTAGAAACTAAAGCCCAGGAAAAACTGGCTGAAGAAAAATATGGTTGTACTGCGGTTCAACATTTACAGGAAATTGGGTTTTTGAACAGTTGCACAACTTTAGCCCATTGTGTATGGTTAAAGGAATCTGATATTAATATTCTTGCCCAAACACAATCTACGGTCGTTCACAATCCTTTAAGTAACCTCCGTTTAGGCAGTGGTATTGCCCCAATTCTCAAATATATTCAAGCGGGTGTTAATGTGACTTTTGGTTGTGATGGTGCTTCTAGTAATGACTCCCAAGACTTGTTGGAAGCTATTAAAATTGGTTCGATTTTACATAATCTGACAGAACCAGATTATCAATACTGGATTACACCCCGTCAAGCTGTAAAAATGGCATCTTTAGGGGGTGCAAAAGGTTTAAATATAGAAGATGAACTTGGTTCTCTTGCTGTTGGTAAAAAAGCTGATTTAGTTTTATATGATCTCAATAATTTGTCATTACTTCCCCGCACAGATCCTATTGGTTTATTAGTTTTAGGTCGTCCGGTTAATGTTATTAATAGTGCTTGGGTAAATGGTAAGCAAATTATTAGTAATGGAAAAATTACTACAATTAATATTGATGAACTGCGACAAGAATTATTTAACCGCAGTCACTGGGAAACACAGCCTAAATCAGCTAATGTAGATAAATTAGCACCTCGTTATCGGCAAGTTATGGGATTAAATTAA
- a CDS encoding BON domain-containing protein, which translates to MKKLIPFLVSGVLVAGMVGCQEAPKTGSETTGTSTTTPVVPAKPASDTTRIIDNSTATPTATPTTTLTATPTATSKSTTDLKTEISKKLKAVLPGNKLEVTNKDGEIILKGTATSQKEITQAETFIKAIPGVKNVKVEATVKTDKKP; encoded by the coding sequence ATGAAAAAGCTCATTCCTTTTCTAGTTAGTGGCGTTTTAGTAGCTGGCATGGTTGGTTGTCAAGAAGCACCAAAAACAGGTTCAGAAACTACTGGTACTAGCACCACAACCCCCGTTGTTCCAGCCAAACCCGCTTCTGATACCACCAGAATCATAGATAATTCTACCGCAACTCCTACCGCAACTCCTACGACAACTCTTACCGCAACTCCTACTGCAACTTCTAAATCCACAACCGACTTAAAAACCGAAATTAGCAAAAAACTGAAAGCAGTTTTACCCGGAAACAAGTTAGAAGTAACCAACAAAGACGGTGAAATTATCCTCAAAGGAACAGCAACTTCTCAAAAAGAAATCACACAGGCGGAAACTTTTATTAAAGCAATACCTGGCGTAAAAAATGTCAAAGTAGAAGCTACTGTCAAGACCGATAAAAAACCCTAG
- a CDS encoding sensor histidine kinase: MYEWILPSLKEVLSENQSPVAECSTAKAEQQWRVSLAATENLLLKTLATSLSDDTQCLVLAAPAPLFSHPELKQRLQTITFTARPFNPLALMPFMMPSEVAQHINNIETNTPHTATFQESILPLLPADPLGAEQFCLIFTDKFRLVLVLAEDENGKKEFLFSFESAVVQRAWESIGARVVLTNPELFADLDVRVGNYPVVAPDYQVIIQFSQLLLQELTIATESNPVTYTSSSFCSPTPPPKSPSRSDVELLQAFAHEVRTPLTTIRMMTRLLLKRKDLPVNVIGRLEVIDHECTEQIDRMELLFKAAELENLSQPSKFANSQLSPMCLDEVLQQSIPRWQLAATRRNLTLNVILPKQLPTVVSNPAMLDRVLTGLIENFTRSLPPGSCIQVQVIPAGDQLKLQLSPQFDCQDQGYRTTPPIRKSLGQLLMFQPETGAISLNMAATKHLFQAIGGKLIVRQRPQNGEVLTIFLPLEVRGI, from the coding sequence GTGTACGAATGGATTTTGCCGAGTCTCAAGGAAGTTTTATCTGAAAATCAATCTCCTGTGGCTGAGTGTTCTACGGCTAAGGCAGAACAGCAGTGGCGTGTGAGTTTAGCGGCTACGGAGAACTTGCTGTTGAAGACTTTAGCCACGAGTTTATCTGATGATACTCAATGTTTGGTATTAGCTGCACCTGCACCTTTATTTAGTCACCCGGAACTAAAACAACGATTACAAACGATAACTTTTACAGCTAGACCTTTTAATCCTTTGGCATTGATGCCATTTATGATGCCGTCAGAAGTGGCGCAGCATATAAATAATATAGAAACAAATACTCCCCATACTGCTACTTTTCAAGAGTCTATTTTACCTTTGTTACCGGCTGATCCTCTGGGTGCGGAACAGTTTTGTTTGATATTTACAGATAAATTTAGATTGGTTTTGGTTTTGGCGGAAGATGAGAATGGTAAGAAGGAGTTTTTGTTTTCTTTTGAATCAGCGGTTGTCCAAAGGGCTTGGGAATCTATAGGTGCTAGGGTGGTTTTAACTAATCCTGAATTGTTTGCTGATTTAGATGTGAGGGTAGGAAATTATCCTGTTGTTGCTCCAGATTATCAAGTTATAATTCAATTTAGTCAGTTATTACTACAAGAGTTAACTATTGCAACAGAAAGTAATCCAGTTACGTATACTTCATCATCTTTTTGTTCACCTACTCCACCGCCAAAATCTCCATCTCGTTCTGATGTGGAATTGCTCCAAGCTTTTGCCCATGAGGTTCGCACTCCGTTAACGACTATTCGGATGATGACGCGATTGCTATTAAAAAGGAAGGATTTGCCTGTTAATGTTATCGGTCGTTTGGAGGTTATTGATCATGAATGTACTGAGCAAATTGACCGGATGGAGTTATTATTTAAGGCGGCAGAGTTAGAGAATTTATCACAACCTTCAAAATTTGCTAATTCCCAATTGTCGCCGATGTGTTTGGATGAGGTTTTACAACAGAGTATTCCCCGTTGGCAATTGGCGGCAACTCGGCGTAATTTAACTTTAAATGTGATTTTACCGAAGCAGTTGCCGACGGTGGTTAGTAATCCGGCGATGCTGGACAGGGTGCTTACTGGTTTAATCGAGAATTTTACGCGCAGTTTACCTCCTGGTAGTTGTATTCAGGTGCAAGTAATTCCTGCTGGTGATCAGTTAAAGTTGCAATTGTCTCCTCAGTTTGATTGTCAAGATCAAGGCTACAGGACAACGCCACCAATTCGGAAGTCGTTGGGTCAATTATTGATGTTTCAGCCGGAAACAGGGGCAATTAGTTTAAATATGGCGGCAACTAAGCATTTATTTCAAGCAATTGGGGGGAAATTGATTGTGCGTCAACGTCCGCAAAATGGGGAAGTGTTGACTATTTTCTTACCTTTGGAAGTTAGAGGCATCTGA
- a CDS encoding CBS domain-containing protein, producing the protein MLISVRAISEAELNLAIVRNPLVVNVGTTVMEAIARMSGVRSVCSVDQTTGSQYG; encoded by the coding sequence ATGTTAATATCTGTCCGTGCTATTAGTGAAGCGGAATTAAATTTAGCTATTGTTCGTAATCCACTTGTAGTGAATGTGGGTACAACTGTTATGGAAGCGATCGCTCGCATGAGTGGTGTCCGATCAGTATGTTCTGTAGACCAAACCACTGGTAGTCAATATGGTTAA
- a CDS encoding CBS domain-containing protein produces MVNEVMTTKVICAVADVSVLAIAFLMAENRVSSVIIVETQASKQVHLGIITERDIVQFQALNLNVATCLAADVMSTPVFCVHGNESLWAVQSDRQSQISKRPIFVV; encoded by the coding sequence ATGGTTAATGAAGTGATGACGACCAAGGTAATTTGTGCGGTTGCGGATGTTTCGGTATTAGCGATCGCTTTTTTAATGGCAGAAAACCGCGTTAGTTCCGTAATTATTGTGGAAACACAGGCATCTAAACAAGTTCACCTTGGTATTATCACTGAGCGTGATATTGTCCAGTTTCAAGCCTTAAACCTGAATGTTGCTACCTGTTTAGCAGCAGATGTCATGAGTACACCCGTTTTTTGTGTGCATGGGAATGAATCTCTGTGGGCTGTGCAGAGCGATCGCCAATCTCAAATCTCCAAACGACCAATTTTCGTTGTGTGA